One genomic segment of Vulgatibacter sp. includes these proteins:
- a CDS encoding MgtC/SapB family protein, which produces MDLGGWEEWGRLLAAVGAGGALGLRAELQARPAGLRTHILVAVGSAVFCLTAGPFLDDDFSDPLRALQGVASGIGLVAAATVLKRERGVSGLTTAASIWLAAALGCDAALGRPLRAFVLGVLFAALSQLLRVVERRWLGHDRDSPP; this is translated from the coding sequence ATGGACCTGGGAGGCTGGGAGGAATGGGGCCGGCTGCTGGCTGCGGTGGGGGCCGGCGGCGCGCTCGGCCTGCGGGCGGAGCTGCAGGCCCGGCCGGCGGGGCTGCGCACCCACATCCTCGTCGCCGTCGGCTCCGCGGTCTTCTGCCTCACCGCCGGGCCCTTCCTCGACGACGACTTCAGCGATCCGCTCCGCGCGCTGCAGGGCGTCGCCTCCGGCATCGGCCTCGTCGCCGCCGCCACCGTGCTCAAGCGCGAGCGTGGGGTCTCGGGCCTCACCACCGCCGCCTCGATCTGGCTCGCTGCGGCGCTCGGTTGCGACGCCGCGCTGGGCAGACCGCTGCGCGCCTTCGTGCTCGGCGTGCTCTTCGCCGCCTTGAGCCAGCTGCTGCGGGTGGTGGAGCGGCGCTGGCTCGGGCACGACCGCGACAGCCCGCCCTGA